The following are from one region of the Hydrogenimonas sp. SS33 genome:
- the lepB gene encoding signal peptidase I produces MSETENLQKPQSGAPQKKPHWAIRLYHWSNTWTGTVVIVLLVIFFVAQAFVIPSGSMKNTLLIGDHLFVKKFAYGVPVPHIPWLEVPVWPDTDGDGHIIRGEGPKRGDIVIFRYPRNPKIHYVKRCVAVGGDILFVHDKALYLHPHEGNDYIVAHYPKEKIVDIEGTYFVKNPYRDEFPGIHNDPDVVEDGYEPIEIFEFGPVKVAKDQWFMMGDNRDHSNDSRFWGTVPYKLIVGKPWFIYFSWDKNYTIRWDRIGRNVETLEREKPAYVE; encoded by the coding sequence ATGAGCGAAACAGAGAACCTTCAAAAACCCCAAAGCGGTGCACCGCAGAAAAAGCCCCACTGGGCGATCCGCCTCTACCACTGGTCCAACACCTGGACCGGCACCGTCGTCATCGTCCTGCTGGTCATCTTCTTCGTGGCACAGGCATTCGTCATCCCCAGCGGCTCTATGAAGAACACGCTGCTCATCGGCGACCACCTCTTCGTCAAGAAGTTCGCCTACGGCGTGCCCGTCCCCCACATCCCGTGGCTGGAGGTGCCCGTCTGGCCCGACACCGACGGTGACGGCCACATCATCCGGGGCGAAGGGCCCAAGCGCGGCGACATCGTCATCTTCCGCTACCCCCGCAACCCCAAGATCCACTACGTCAAACGCTGCGTCGCCGTCGGTGGCGACATCCTCTTCGTCCACGACAAGGCGCTCTACCTCCACCCCCACGAAGGCAACGACTACATCGTCGCCCACTATCCGAAAGAGAAGATCGTCGACATCGAAGGAACCTATTTCGTCAAAAACCCCTACCGGGACGAATTTCCCGGCATCCACAACGACCCCGACGTCGTCGAGGACGGCTACGAACCCATCGAGATCTTCGAATTCGGCCCCGTCAAGGTGGCGAAGGACCAGTGGTTCATGATGGGAGACAACCGGGACCACTCCAACGACAGCCGCTTCTGGGGGACGGTGCCTTACAAACTGATCGTCGGCAAACCCTGGTTCATCTACTTCAGCTGGGACAAGAACTACACGATCCGCTGGGACCGCATCGGCCGCAACGTGGAGACACTGGAGAGAGAGAAACCCGCCTATGTCGAATGA
- a CDS encoding site-2 protease family protein gives MSNDLEIVKVAAIVLSLMVAIIGHEIMHGYIAYKFGDPTAKAAGRLSINPIVHIDPIGTIAVPVLLYVSGAPFLFGWAKPVPVDIYTVIRNGGYKAAVAVALAGVTWNFALAFVSAGLFPMFDRPDSLFTAFIGFFLMYSVIYNVVLGVFNLWPFPPLDGANALRYLAMEYRWKGVIDILNKIEPVGMVLLIIVIATPLADWFFLPAEWLIKLLLG, from the coding sequence ATGTCGAATGACCTCGAAATCGTCAAGGTCGCAGCGATCGTCCTCTCGCTGATGGTCGCCATCATCGGCCACGAGATCATGCACGGCTACATCGCCTACAAATTCGGCGACCCTACCGCCAAAGCGGCAGGGCGGCTCAGCATCAACCCCATCGTCCATATCGACCCCATCGGCACTATCGCCGTTCCCGTACTGCTCTATGTCAGCGGCGCCCCCTTCCTCTTCGGCTGGGCGAAACCGGTGCCGGTGGACATCTACACCGTCATCCGAAACGGCGGCTACAAGGCGGCAGTGGCCGTAGCGCTGGCGGGCGTGACCTGGAACTTCGCCCTCGCCTTCGTCAGCGCCGGCCTCTTTCCCATGTTCGACCGCCCCGACTCCCTCTTCACCGCCTTCATCGGCTTTTTCCTGATGTATTCGGTCATCTACAACGTGGTCCTGGGCGTCTTCAACCTCTGGCCCTTCCCGCCCCTGGACGGCGCCAACGCCCTGCGCTACCTTGCCATGGAGTACCGGTGGAAAGGCGTCATCGACATTCTCAACAAGATCGAGCCGGTGGGGATGGTGCTGCTCATCATCGTCATCGCCACCCCTCTGGCGGACTGGTTTTTCCTGCCCGCCGAGTGGCTTATCAAGCTTTTGTTGGGTTAA
- the rpiB gene encoding ribose 5-phosphate isomerase B, with amino-acid sequence MKYYVGSDHAGFAVKGLVVEMLKSRGHEVEDLGTDSDERVDYPDFAEKVARAVVADKGSRGVLICGTGIGMSIAANKIDGIRAAHCHDYYTAQMARAHNDANILCFGERVSGPGVIESMIDAFTTTPFEGGRHEGRVEKIMALERTH; translated from the coding sequence ATGAAATACTATGTCGGAAGCGACCACGCCGGATTCGCCGTCAAAGGGCTGGTCGTCGAGATGCTCAAAAGCCGCGGCCACGAAGTGGAAGACCTTGGAACCGACAGCGACGAACGGGTCGACTACCCCGACTTCGCGGAGAAGGTGGCCCGCGCCGTCGTCGCCGACAAGGGAAGCCGCGGCGTCCTCATCTGCGGCACGGGCATCGGCATGAGTATCGCCGCCAACAAGATCGACGGCATCCGCGCCGCCCACTGTCACGACTACTACACGGCCCAGATGGCACGGGCACACAACGACGCCAACATCCTCTGCTTCGGCGAACGGGTCAGCGGCCCCGGCGTCATCGAAAGCATGATCGACGCCTTCACCACCACCCCCTTCGAGGGCGGCCGCCACGAAGGGCGCGTCGAAAAGATCATGGCACTGGAGCGCACCCACTGA